One part of the Bdellovibrio sp. KM01 genome encodes these proteins:
- a CDS encoding ATP-binding protein has product MKTLRRKPKRSLRTILIVWSLLFSVVPLAFVTLYSMKKYERAIDHELTQRLKGNAREVEIMLNDYRTSLQQRRERYLRDPSLTYHLSMGDGNTVRNVASTWIRSDDTSSLTFFNREGRMLASVFKDNKGAVRSFMPGQDAVFLSAKYMAEVKENQEVGVAEYSDDHKMNLILISQVNNGSGRLIGYMEQVIDLNQAYLTKIKNRLKLELILFKDNGDMVAASHADFYLYKKDFFKNYFHPQKDLFFDLNVRSAPYGFLVYPLDWGISKFYVALGASKSESAAVLRNVNIAFMTVVGAVVMLLILTILVTSSWVLKPLYDLVDALQSFESQEQAVTIPVKNDTEIGLLTESFNEMSKKIWTARSDLRKKITELESANRELKETQTKLVHSAKMVSLGQLVAGVAHELNNPIGFIYSNMTYLRDYSDKLIRLVESAEKDVTKLPALKEEYEFEYIVKDMPKLISSCQDGARRTRDIVLGLRNFSRLEEAKLQEIDLHQSLDTTLNLLQGEIKGRVEIHRQYEPTPHIHCYASQINQVFMNILSNAVQAIEGSGHIWISTLPLKDYKPNKDSKLNKSGWVQISIQDSGKGMSAETIDKIFDPFFTTKGVGQGTGLGLSISYGIVQNHGGEVQVRSEVGVGTEFIVILPIFPPVQEKNTQLLS; this is encoded by the coding sequence GTGAAAACGCTAAGACGGAAACCTAAGAGATCCCTGCGCACGATTTTGATCGTGTGGTCACTTTTGTTTTCCGTCGTTCCTTTGGCTTTCGTAACTCTATATTCGATGAAGAAATACGAAAGAGCCATCGATCATGAATTGACTCAAAGGCTTAAAGGGAATGCTCGTGAAGTGGAAATCATGTTGAATGATTACCGCACATCATTGCAGCAACGTCGTGAACGCTATCTTCGCGATCCAAGTTTGACTTACCATTTATCCATGGGAGACGGAAACACTGTTCGTAATGTCGCAAGTACCTGGATTCGTTCAGACGATACTTCCAGCCTGACATTCTTTAACCGTGAAGGCCGCATGCTTGCTTCGGTCTTTAAAGACAATAAAGGTGCCGTACGCAGCTTTATGCCCGGCCAGGATGCGGTCTTTTTATCAGCGAAATACATGGCAGAGGTTAAAGAAAATCAGGAAGTGGGAGTCGCTGAATACAGTGATGATCACAAAATGAATCTGATCCTGATCTCCCAAGTGAATAATGGCAGCGGAAGATTGATTGGTTATATGGAGCAGGTAATTGATTTGAATCAGGCTTACCTGACGAAAATCAAAAACCGTTTGAAGCTTGAGCTGATCTTATTTAAAGACAACGGCGACATGGTTGCCGCGAGCCACGCGGATTTTTATCTTTATAAAAAAGACTTTTTTAAGAACTACTTTCATCCACAAAAAGATCTGTTTTTTGACTTGAACGTTCGCTCGGCACCGTACGGATTCCTGGTATATCCTTTGGATTGGGGTATTTCAAAATTTTATGTGGCATTGGGGGCTTCAAAAAGCGAATCAGCAGCCGTCCTTCGCAATGTGAATATCGCATTTATGACGGTCGTTGGTGCGGTGGTGATGCTTTTGATTCTGACGATTTTAGTAACATCCAGCTGGGTTTTGAAGCCGCTGTATGATCTGGTCGATGCCTTGCAGTCTTTCGAATCTCAAGAGCAGGCGGTCACCATTCCAGTTAAGAACGATACGGAAATTGGATTATTGACTGAAAGTTTCAATGAAATGAGTAAGAAGATCTGGACGGCGCGTTCTGACCTTAGAAAAAAAATCACGGAGCTTGAATCTGCTAACCGCGAGCTGAAAGAAACCCAAACCAAGCTGGTTCACTCGGCAAAAATGGTTTCATTGGGTCAGCTGGTTGCGGGTGTGGCGCACGAGTTGAATAATCCGATTGGCTTTATCTATTCGAACATGACTTATCTGCGTGATTACAGCGACAAGCTGATCAGGCTGGTTGAGTCGGCAGAAAAAGATGTAACCAAACTTCCGGCCTTAAAAGAAGAGTACGAATTCGAGTATATCGTTAAAGACATGCCGAAATTGATTTCTTCTTGTCAGGACGGTGCTCGTCGCACGCGCGACATCGTCTTGGGCTTAAGAAACTTCTCTCGACTTGAGGAAGCTAAGCTGCAAGAAATCGATTTGCATCAAAGCTTGGATACGACTTTGAATCTGTTGCAGGGGGAGATCAAAGGACGCGTGGAAATCCATCGTCAATACGAACCGACGCCACACATTCACTGTTATGCGAGTCAGATCAATCAAGTCTTTATGAACATCCTTTCGAACGCTGTGCAGGCGATCGAGGGTTCGGGCCATATTTGGATTTCAACCTTGCCTTTGAAGGACTATAAGCCGAACAAAGACAGCAAGCTGAATAAATCGGGTTGGGTGCAAATCTCAATTCAAGACAGTGGGAAAGGCATGAGTGCCGAAACGATCGATAAGATTTTCGATCCTTTTTTCACGACCAAAGGCGTGGGTCAGGGAACTGGATTAGGTCTTAGTATTTCCTATGGAATCGTGCAAAATCACGGTGGGGAAGTTCAGGTTCGTTCTGAAGTGGGCGTTGGCACCGAATTTATTGTCATCCTACCGATCTTCCCTCCGGTCCAAGAGAAAAATACGCAACTATTGTCCTAA